A single genomic interval of Aedes aegypti strain LVP_AGWG chromosome 1, AaegL5.0 Primary Assembly, whole genome shotgun sequence harbors:
- the LOC5572103 gene encoding proton-coupled folate transporter isoform X1, whose translation MERARKQEERTPLLESDKEESANGSWIQNITVEPVAFLHSFGWSLSEIILTNQIVYQTCVVTLGGPDVESCAIMKQTGAAENETLASYLEQKVQPYAATVTMTIVLLTSVVPAMVALFLGPWSDKFGRKPVIAIASMGYMLTEMLVAWVCYMSNYYALSPWWYVVANIPVSISGGYSVFNAGLFSYMSDVTNERNRTLRMGVLQGCTMLGVLIGLLASSYMIDSVSATVMFLISAAGMFLGIVYLALVTKETIINESIRSGVDKIKAIFNINLLLEMVHTFTKPRWNYERAITWLLISVSGLVEFAIAGRQLFFLYTRRQFGWDAVTYGFWLSAELGLIMMGNLFGIGLLKKLFNISDLSLLAISTMNQLGDYLIKGFAQEGWQLYLTTLMTPLKGVDGAAIRSMLSSILPKDDIGKSYSMDLSVKAITPLISVFLFTSIYNRTIDSLPSTYLFVTCGIFGINLLLIGICRHLLRKRHRANA comes from the exons ATGGAGAGGGCTAGAAAACAAGAAGAGCGTACTCCCCTCTTAGAAAGTGATAAAGAGGAGAGTGCTAATGGCAGTTGGATTCAAAATATCACCGTTGAACCAGTAGCGTTCTTACATAGTTTTGGATGGAGCCTTTCTG AAATTATACTGACCAATCAAATAGTGTATCAAACATGTGTAGTGACGCTAGGCGGGCCAGATGTCGAATCCTGCGCTATTATGAAGCAGACGGGAGCTGCCGAAAATGAAACGTTGGCGAGTTACCTCGAGCAGAAAGTTCAACCCTATGCAGCTACCGTCACGATGACCATTGTGCTGCTGACTTCAGTGGTTCCGGCTATGGTGGCGCTTTTTCTCGGACCGTGGTCGGATAAGTTTGGCCGGAAGCCCGTTATTGCGATCGCTTCGATGG GTTACATGCTTACAGAAATGCTAGTCGCTTGGGTATGCTACATGTCCAACTACTACGCCTTATCACCTTGGTGGTACGTTGTGGCCAACATTCCTGTATCGATCTCCGGTGGATATTCTGTGTTCAACGCTGGCCTGTTCAGCTACATGAGCGATGTCACGAACGAGAGAAACCGGACACTACGAATGGGCGTATTGCAAGGATGTACAATGCTTGGCGTTCTAATCGGATTGTTAGCTAGCAGTTATATGATTGATTCCGTCTCAGCGACAGTGATGTTTTTGATCTCGGCAGCAGGCATGTTCCTCGGCATCGTATATTTAGCTCTAGTTACCAAAGAAACAATTATCAACGAAAGCATACGCTCTGGAGTAGATAAAATCAAAGCGATCTTCAACATCAATCTTTTACTAGAAATGGTTCATACGTTCACTAAACCGAGATGGAATTACGAGCGAGCCATAACGTGGCTTTTAATATCCGTTAGTGGTTTGGTGGAGTTTGCAATAGCGGGACGTCAACTATTCTTTCTCTATACACGGCGACAATTTGGATGGGATGCGGTGACTTACGGATTTTGGTTGTCCGCAGAACTGGGACTTATTATGATGGGGAATCTGTTTGGCATTGGACTGCTAAAAAAACTGTTCAATATTTCGGATTTGAGCCTTCTGGCCATTTCAACGATGAATCAGCTAGGAGACTATCTGATCAAAGGATTTGCGCAAGAGGGTTGGCAGTTGTACCTAACGACCCTGATGACCCCGTTGAAGGGAGTCGACGGAGCAGCAATTCGGTCTATGCTTTCCAGCATCCTTCCGAAAGACGACATCGGGAAGAGCTACTCCATGGACCTATCGGTAAAAGCTATCACACCACTGATCTCGGTTTTCCTTTTTACCTCCATATACAACAGAACCATCGATAGTTTGCCATCGACGTATCTTTTTGTGACGTGTGGAATATTTGGAATCAACCTCCTTTTGATAGG AATCTGTCGTCATTTGCTGAGGAAAAGGCATCGTGCCAACGCATAA
- the LOC5572103 gene encoding proton-coupled folate transporter isoform X2 — MKQTGAAENETLASYLEQKVQPYAATVTMTIVLLTSVVPAMVALFLGPWSDKFGRKPVIAIASMGYMLTEMLVAWVCYMSNYYALSPWWYVVANIPVSISGGYSVFNAGLFSYMSDVTNERNRTLRMGVLQGCTMLGVLIGLLASSYMIDSVSATVMFLISAAGMFLGIVYLALVTKETIINESIRSGVDKIKAIFNINLLLEMVHTFTKPRWNYERAITWLLISVSGLVEFAIAGRQLFFLYTRRQFGWDAVTYGFWLSAELGLIMMGNLFGIGLLKKLFNISDLSLLAISTMNQLGDYLIKGFAQEGWQLYLTTLMTPLKGVDGAAIRSMLSSILPKDDIGKSYSMDLSVKAITPLISVFLFTSIYNRTIDSLPSTYLFVTCGIFGINLLLIGICRHLLRKRHRANA, encoded by the exons ATGAAGCAGACGGGAGCTGCCGAAAATGAAACGTTGGCGAGTTACCTCGAGCAGAAAGTTCAACCCTATGCAGCTACCGTCACGATGACCATTGTGCTGCTGACTTCAGTGGTTCCGGCTATGGTGGCGCTTTTTCTCGGACCGTGGTCGGATAAGTTTGGCCGGAAGCCCGTTATTGCGATCGCTTCGATGG GTTACATGCTTACAGAAATGCTAGTCGCTTGGGTATGCTACATGTCCAACTACTACGCCTTATCACCTTGGTGGTACGTTGTGGCCAACATTCCTGTATCGATCTCCGGTGGATATTCTGTGTTCAACGCTGGCCTGTTCAGCTACATGAGCGATGTCACGAACGAGAGAAACCGGACACTACGAATGGGCGTATTGCAAGGATGTACAATGCTTGGCGTTCTAATCGGATTGTTAGCTAGCAGTTATATGATTGATTCCGTCTCAGCGACAGTGATGTTTTTGATCTCGGCAGCAGGCATGTTCCTCGGCATCGTATATTTAGCTCTAGTTACCAAAGAAACAATTATCAACGAAAGCATACGCTCTGGAGTAGATAAAATCAAAGCGATCTTCAACATCAATCTTTTACTAGAAATGGTTCATACGTTCACTAAACCGAGATGGAATTACGAGCGAGCCATAACGTGGCTTTTAATATCCGTTAGTGGTTTGGTGGAGTTTGCAATAGCGGGACGTCAACTATTCTTTCTCTATACACGGCGACAATTTGGATGGGATGCGGTGACTTACGGATTTTGGTTGTCCGCAGAACTGGGACTTATTATGATGGGGAATCTGTTTGGCATTGGACTGCTAAAAAAACTGTTCAATATTTCGGATTTGAGCCTTCTGGCCATTTCAACGATGAATCAGCTAGGAGACTATCTGATCAAAGGATTTGCGCAAGAGGGTTGGCAGTTGTACCTAACGACCCTGATGACCCCGTTGAAGGGAGTCGACGGAGCAGCAATTCGGTCTATGCTTTCCAGCATCCTTCCGAAAGACGACATCGGGAAGAGCTACTCCATGGACCTATCGGTAAAAGCTATCACACCACTGATCTCGGTTTTCCTTTTTACCTCCATATACAACAGAACCATCGATAGTTTGCCATCGACGTATCTTTTTGTGACGTGTGGAATATTTGGAATCAACCTCCTTTTGATAGG AATCTGTCGTCATTTGCTGAGGAAAAGGCATCGTGCCAACGCATAA